From the Argentina anserina chromosome 3, drPotAnse1.1, whole genome shotgun sequence genome, the window TGAGATGAAAGTGAATGGTGTTAGCTGAAAGATACGTGTTAgcagagttttgcatgtggaTAATTGGTTACAGGTGGAAGGACACTTGGCAAAGCTCGGTGCTTCTACTCCCAAAACCCTCTCTCTGTCTTTGGATACTCTCTCCATTCTGGGAGTTTAAAACAAAAGGTGTTTTATCCACAAACCAGAGAAGCTCTAACACGCTTGTCACCTTACTGAATAGGCTTGTCCGATACAAACTCATCAACAACGGTGGAGATCAAAcatatttgatatatattatttttgagTTACTGTTTCCCGCACTGTAGCTAGCTCGgacgaaattactgtttttCCCTCAGTTGTATGTTAATTACGGGCTCGCCTTCCGAATAATACCGGCTCAGCTCAACGGCTCGGCTCAACAGCTCGGCTCTGCTGACACTGTATTGCCCTCCATTTTTTGTTAATTGCAATATTCCccttaaataaataattaaaacttGCCCTTACAATTGTGCGcttatattaattaaaaattaccattttttctcatattttacATATTTCAGGAATGTAATGACATACACATTAGTTTGAAATGAATTGAAAGTTAAATTTAGGACAAATATTTACTCGATTTGGTTTCATAGTATTGTAGTTTGTAGTTGATAGGcaaatttttcaaaatatagAATACACTTTTTGTAGTATAGTTTCTTCGCAAGTTAGATTACAAACAAAAGCCAATGTTGGGCAGTTTCTACTATGAAGAATTTGAAGTGTGTTTGCATGTTTATTGTGTACTATTGTGTGTGGTTGATGTAATTTATGATTAATCCATGGCTCACGTATTGTTTAAATTTTTCAAGTACAAATTAGACAAATCCAAAAACAAATGAACTTAATGGTCTGATGTatgcttttgagttttgattggTGCTAAAATGTGGCTGCATGAGAACTAGTGAGTGCCATGTTTATGTCTGCTAAGCCATGCATTGTTCTTACAGGCATGTACTGGACTTAAATAGCAAACCATTAAACATATAAGAGAGGGTATCAGATTTATGTTACGCAATTAAACTCACAACAAAGCGCGGGTACTTTTCTAGTCCAATGTATTGGACTGGGCAGGGCAGCCGCGCTGCGCTCCGCTGCGGTTTTTATCTTTCTAGTTTAtaccaatgttttaaaaaattcGCCTCAAGACTCGCATGAGGCTTAAAAAGCTTAAGGCTACTTATATAATACCTATTTTTCGGTCTGGGCACCGAAGCTTAAAAAATTTACGTTTTTTACGTCTTATGCTACGTTTTTAACGCATTTTACTACGCCTTAGAAAATAatctttttatatatttatataatatgtttaatttgatgaaaactatctaaaacgtaaaaaaaagttttaattatgaatttcatcatatttaaatgcaataaattggtaagttcttatatatatatatttgttctttttgtatatgaacaattatatatttacatatttaactactaatttttttataacataagtCTTACGCCTTATGTGCCTAAAGTTTTAAAACTCACGGCTCTCAAGAAAACGCATTGGGGTACGCTTTCgcttttttaaaacattggtttATACTATGAAATGGTACTAACAAACGCCGAAAATTATAGTTAAAGAATATATAGGTAAATGTTAAGAGTACAAATATTCAGAAGAAGAACCAATGACTTTAACTAAACAACTTGAAGGTTCTTTTTAATCAAAATCACACAAGTCGCTTAAAAAGCTATAATCGTACTCATGCATCTTGATACATCTTTTTGAATGTTTGTTTCAAAAAGGTCACTTAGTAGATGCTAAAGAAACGAGACGAAGTTGATATACTCCTCATCAAAGTGGAACATGAGATGTATTATTGACTGTAGAGCAACCAACCCACCGTTTCAATCTGTATCAGACCTATGATCTCCTCCAGGGAGTAGTAGGAATGAATTGTCTGAGAAATCAAATTATCATATGAACAAGGAGATGTATATGTAGACCGCTACTGTCCTTTTGTTGGCTATGATAGAAAACACAAGCATTTTCATTTCCTTTCTGTTTGCTGATCTTTTTATTTGCGTTCTTATTTCCTGCTTTCCCTTACAGTTCCAGTATTTTTCCAGTTTActctaggggtgggcacgggacgatgggacgggacggagctcatcccacgttccgtcccactcttttgaatcgggacgggatcgggacgggatcgggatgagatgagggtttttaagaatgcatcccactcgggattaatcccggttgggacgggacgagatcgggacgggacgggacaaatcccacctttttatgaagttaaataaaaactatatttttatttttttcataacaaagtaacatttaataatgaaattttaacaaaaataatgcatattatgttcaaaatattataaattaccattattatttgagttgatataattttagagttattaagaacataaattagtttcattttgatacaaaaatataagaatttataagttttcattaaaggtgggacgggacgggacgaagcgggatataaattattcgtcccacgtcccatcccactagaatgaagcgggacgggatcaggatgggacgaacgtttttagacctccgtcccgtcccgtccctatgaatttcgggacgggatcgggatttccgttttttatgcccacccctaatttaCTCTATTCAATGTAGGTGTTCCTCTTTAATcaacaaaattttcattttgggaattttgttttgtatgGTTTCACTATGGTGCACATTTCTCCTTATTTCCTGCTGCATTCATTTACTATATTTAAGTTTTgagtaaaaactcaaaatgatACCTAAAGTATCGTGAAAGATATTTTTTGGTACCTACGAATTTTTGTTACCCGAAATGGTACCTGAAATATTGCATTGTTACCAAATATGGTACATCCGTTAGTTTCTccgttaaattgatgatgtggCATGTATTTAGAAGGACAAAATGATCTatacatattttttatatttcctATCTCTTTTCctccaaaattctcacaaattcaccaaattgattgaaaatttGTTGGACTTGATAAAtcatacatatattatttgcAAATTTATTTACAATATTCTTTTATGAAATTTGTAATATTAAGAGGAAATTCAACTCTTGTATCACAAAACATAACACAagttttagtatatatatttatttagcaataataacaaaagaatttttaaaattattgtttttccTATACTTACAGTAAAAcctttataaattaataacctcGGGACTGATAAACCAATTGCCTCCAATGGTTGTGACTTGCGACTTGAGTGCTTGATCTGGCTGTGGAGGGGctggattttttttgttaatcttAAATTCACGAGCTTCCAATCTTCCTTGACAAATCTGTTGATTCTTCAATATCAGCCTCAACATAATCAAACTTTGGTGTCAGACTCCGCAGAACTTTCTTGACCACTCTTTTATCTTTTAAAATCTCTCCATTTGTTGTCATTTTATTAACCACCGAGTTGACTCTTGTAAAATACTCCTGGATGCTTTCAGACTCCTTCATCTCTAGCTTTTCAAACTCCGATCTTAGAGTCTGAAGACGAACCATCTTCACCTTCTCTTTTCCTTCGTAGGCTGCATGAATGATGTCCCAGGCTTCCCTGGAATTCTCAGCTTGAGCAATTCTTTCATACACAAACTCATCAATTGTCTGGTATATATAGAAAAGTGCCTTGATATCCTTCTTTCGATTCTCCCTCAAAGTATTTCTATGTGCTTGTGTCAATGTACTTTCATCCTATGGTTCGGCGTAGCCATCTTCAACAATGTTCCAGATCTCCAGGGACTTTAACAACACCTTGACATTCTTGCTCCAGTAATCATACTTTTGGCCATTGAAACGAGGAATGAGTGAAAGCATATTGGAGCTGTTTTCATTCACCATAGGAGCCGACAGAGCTTCTacagctctgataccataatGTAGAATGAAGAGAACAGAAATAGGAATTTTCTGATATAACTCTGTATGAATACTTCTACTATCTTATTTCAAAAATGGCTGCAATACATACTCTTATATAGGAGCTCAGTCTGACTCTAGATCTTTCTAACTTAAAAGAGATTAAACACTAACTTTATAACTGACAATGACAACCAAAAGACTCGTAACATCTAAAACTGAAATTTTAGAAATATGGAAATGATTACTGTAACTGACAACAACTTTATTctaaagaaaacaaacatatTTGGTTTAATTAGCCAACAGTATCTACCTTTTCTTCATCTTAATTCCTCCTATATATTGACATTGGCATCATGACAGTATGCATATCTGATCATGTTAGCATTGGCGGCACATGAAGTTCAATTCTCCATCTTAAGAAGTTCAATATATCATCTTCTGAAGTATGTTTTGCTTTGTTCTATTTTGAATGAGATTCTTCGGTCTTATTCTGTTCGGTTTTGAATAATGTCCatgggttttaatatgttctCTTTTGGATGAGGTCTTATTTACTTTATTTTACATGTACGCTCTCCCTAAATTTCTGCCTTTTAAGATTTATGCTTTGAGTTATAGATACAGTCCAATCAGAATTATCATGATTCTTTCTTGGACTATTTTGCTACTTGTTGTTCATGTCAATGGGGATCATTAACTCTTATGTTTTAATCcatctctactactataaatcCAACACCTTTTAAAAATCACCAATTATGTTTTTCCCAAAATACCATTTTTATTAAACACAATTACACAAAATGATTGtttttaaaaaatcaaaatgaatgagctttcaaaaaataaaataatatatgtaatGATAAATAAAGTTTGTTTTTGTCATCTTTACACAAAATTAACATATGCATCGCACGGGGTACGAGTCTAGTATGCGTAAGTCGAGAGAGGTCTGTGTAATTTCATAGTCTTAAGCTCAAACTGAGTTGGGTCTAATATGCTTAAGTTACTAATCGGATTATCGTTGTCATAGAGAGTAACATCGATGATGAATGCAAATGAAGCGCAAATGAGTGTTTGAGGCTTCAGCATGACGATGAGATTAAAAAGCGTCAGGAGGACTTGGATCTTCAAAAGCCCAAAGTACATATCTTTCCTATGTTTTTTGTTGAATTATAGTATGGGATGAGAAGATAAGATCTGAGAGTTTTGAATTGTCTTCAATTTCTCTTAATttatgtagcaccgacacttcTAAGGGTGGAGTGTCGAAGTGTCTGACACTCCCCGACACTGCGACACTTCCCGACACGCCACGTGGCATGTCAGTAATATTGACTTTTCTGACACTTCCCCGACACTTTAACCGACACGCCACGTCatcattttaaataaaataaaaacataaataaaaaagaaataatcCAAGTTTTGTTTCAGCCTCATCgttttcctttccttttttccttagatttatttttttgaattgTTATGCAATGAAATGAACTTGAATATTTAATTTGACTTTATTTGATgtattatatatttcttttatacattgataaatatattaaattatataaaaattgccGTGTCGTGCCGTGTTggtgtcggtgctacatagctCTTCATGATATTACAATAGTTAGGTGAGCTTATATAaacaagagtttttttcaccaacagtccctcaactctggtgtacctaccaatgtgatacctcaactcttaatcgtaccaatgtgatacccagactctagtattgctatcattgaagtacttccgttagtttttttcaacttttccgttatcttggtgacgtggtaggtacgtgaggcccacaaagagggttaaaagacaaaattaacctcatctgagaggagcaatgtttttcccgccctttaccttgagaaagacacccaacaattccaattttggcgccaattttccctccctactccttaatttgtgtctcttatctaaactaaagaactacggccaaccagtcgaccacaatctgataaaacctagatcaatctcattttttatttttaccctagcacttgttaaactaacagaataaatatagaaatttatatggaacatctcatttccacaatctcataagaatataaaaacacataacttaacgaaattcaaatacatgtttaagtaccattagttgccaccttttatgttgatatgccatgatttttgcttgtaagaactaatggtacatgtagttgaatttcgtacatgtaccattagttcttacaagcaaaaatcatggcagatcaacataaaaggtggcaactaatggtacttaaacatgtatttgaatttcgttaagttatgtgtttttatattcttatgagattgtggaaatgagatgttctatataaatttctatatttattctgttagtttaacaagtgctagggtaaaaatagaaaatgagattgatctaggttttatcagattgtggtcgactggttggcggtagttctttagtttagataagagacacaaattaaggagtagggagggaaaattggcgccaaaattggaattgttgggtgtctttctcaaggtaaagggcgggaaaaacattgctcctctcagatgaggttaattttgtcttttaaccctctttgtgggcctcacgtacctgccacgtcaccaagataacggaaaagttgaaaaaaactaacggaagtacttcaatgatagcaatactagagtctgggtatcacattggtacgattaagagttgaggtatcacattggtaggtacaccagagttgagggactgttggtgaaaaaaactctataaACAAAGCAGCAAAAGTAAGCTAACAACAACAATCTTCCAACTACACTGTACAACCGATGGATAAAAAGTAAACCAACTCTAGATCTAGACAGCTAATCAAGAAAAGGAGAAATAAGTTTGTGTGAAGCAAACTGATTTTAAGGAGAGAAGATCACATCTGCACGATCTCTGCAGAGACTGCAATAACTGCAGCAAATGAACTCAAAACGACAAGAAGAGGAACAAACGACCACCAAGAATTAAATAGAGAACGACACAATCAAGGAGAAACGACTACCAAGCTGCAGCCTTGCGTGCAGCTCTGCAAGATAGTCATGCGTGCCCCTGCAAGCTCTGCAAGTGAGCCCAGCAGATAACATAACACACCTGCATACTTCAATATTCTTTCTACTGAATTTTCTGTACATTCTTGTTATCACAGGAGTAGAAGGCAGAGGGCATTACTGCAACTGCAGTGGAAAGTTACGAGGGCATTACTGAATTCAGCATGAGGATACGCTGAAGGTCATTTTGATTTCATTAATCACTATAGGTCATTTTCACATGATAATATGACTCCACcttatgatttttctttttttttggtttgtaGGATTTTCCTCTAGTGACAAATATGAAGTTGAAACtagtgatggaagaactattAAACATAAAACAAGAAGCCTACTCATGTTTAAAATATGAACCTGGTGACTTATGTGCAGCTAAATGTGCTCAGTCGTCATTTTCACCTTCACATATTCCCAATACTAATGCTTATTCTCTGTATAACATCAGGATCCAAGAGACAATCACACCAAGTGTAGTCAAGGTAAGCTAAACCCATTACTTTATTTCAGTTTTATAGGATCTAGTGATCCATCTACTTAACTTTCTTATGTCTATAGTTTCTTGGAAGTTGCCTCGTACTAGTCTTGGATAGAATATATCTAAGTGAATACTGATAAGTGATAATTTTGCTATAAGAATTCTCATGGCTTTAGAATAACAAGTCCAAAGATTTTGCATTTGGTTTCCTCTGATAATGTTAATCAACAACATTTAGCTAGCTGGAACATAAAGAAAACACTGGCTTTTTGAAAGAATATTGTTAAATGCAAACATTATTGTGTTTAGTTATTGGATAAACTTGATACACAATATGCCATGAATTATAAAATGCAGCTTTCATTTAAATTCGTCACATACTGAATTTGCATTATgttatttttgttattaaaGGATCTAACTCATTTAAGGGAGACTGTCAACCACACCCTTCAAACATAGGTGACTTGTTTTTAGAAGGGTCTCTGGATTCATATGCTGATGATTCATATGTGTTTGGTGTACTTCGGTTTCAACTAATCATACTATACATTATTTTACTTTATTTGTCAAAACTAGAACCAATTCTGCATTATGATCTACTGTCTTACTTTCAATTTTGTAAAATTGGATTCCTTTCGATGCAAAGATATGACCGTAAATTAGTCAATTAGGTCTTTCTTTGTCTGATTAGACTCAATTTAGGTTTTTCTAAAATCTTCAAGAGAATTTAGACTCAATTGGTCCCACTTTTTGATTCTATGTGGTTTTTCAATGTTGTTTCAATGTTGTTTCATTTGCACCCAGCAACCTTCTTTCTCTGTCATGCTCGTAAATTTCAGATAGTAACTGTGCATTTTTATGCTGTTGTATATAGGCCTAGCGATTCTGCTTTCTTTTTGGCGCAATATTTTGTTGAATGGGTACACCAAGAAGAATATAAACCAAAATGGCAGCCAATTTACAGGCAGAGAATGTTATACAAAAGATTTACTATTTCAGACTTTGGACATCCAGAAATTCTCTCAGACTTCCAAATCAGTTGCTCTTGCAAttcattctctcttttcttcttcatttgttggcacttggtttttcttgttgacCCCATTGTGGAGTGGCAACTATTATGAGACAGTTAAGTTGCTCATTGATGGTAATGAACTAATGGCAGGGAAGAATTATGTTAAGGTTGCTTTTGCCGCATAAATTTTACAGAACAAATCCACTGGGGGTTCACCAAAAGTTTTCCTTCTAGAACTGCCCGACAAGAGTTGTGTGTTCGAAACAATTGCTGCAGCTACATGTGTGATAAATGGATGGACTTGTGTCGAATAACTAATACCCTACTGCTCTGCCATCTTCGACTTGTGATATATGCATCAGCCTGGACATTTACATGGCTGGGAACAATTTCACAGCCCCTCAAGACTTGTTAATTTCTGTGTCATCTTCAATACAAGCCTCACATCTCTGTCCACAAGTTCCAACCCATGTAACTCCACTCCATCAAAGAATGTTTTGTGGATGTACTTAAGAAGTTTAAGTATCTTGGCAAGGTAAGCTCCTCCAAACCGATCAAACTCATCGGTCTTCGACTCAGAATAGGACTGAGCATCACTGAGGCCATACTTCTGAAAACTGTCCCTGAAGAAATGATATTTCTTCATTACAATCACATTTTCCCGGTCCTCACCTCTCCATACGTTTTTCTTATCGTCAAGGATCAAAACAGCAGAAGGTCGGGCAATCACAACATCCAAACCCTTTCGAGTTGTGTCTGTGCTGTCGCTGCGAGTCGATATGACTCTGCCCCCAAACATTTGATTTGCAGGGTCGAGGAGCTTCGCCATTTCGAGGGCGTAATCTCGGCTGCCATTGGTGTATATGGAGAGCTCAAAGAGCTTACTGGCTTGCTGTAAAAATGTCCTCACGTACGGCCGCAACTTGGTCACCAGTTGTGTCTCAGAAGTCTCCAAAACGTGGACATGTTGCAGCCCATGATCAGCTTGTGTTTGGGTCTTCAAGTACTCTTCCGCGGGTGACATCTTCTCAAAGAATGCCGTGTTCAGCAGCGTGTGGTCTAAGTCGAGAACCAGATGAAGCCTCTTTTGGTTCGACACTAAGTCGGTCGTGTGTTGGTTTCGTAATCGATCGATTACATCCTCTGTAAGCCTGAAAGTCTTGGGAATGTAACCGTACCGAAGTAAACCCTTTGAGAATTCCTCCCAACCAAATGTCGGTGGTTCTTGTTCAAAGCCCAGATCAGGTTCTATCTTAGGCTTCTTTAGGACGATCTTCTCCGCCATCAAGCCGCTGTGAACATCATCGGAACTCGAACCTCGTCCTCGTTTGCGAGTGCAAACAGGGCTGTCGAGGTGGTCGATCGCAGACACAGTAGCAGCGACAGTCGTCATGGTCGGAATCGAACAGCGAACGATTCGATCTAGGGTTTCGCGTCTGCGAATCTGTTGGGATTGTTGGTGTGGACTTGTCACAGAGAGAGTTAGAAACTCCAGGAGCGAGACTTTAAATAAAGGCGCCGTTGGTAAAGCGCGTTCGGTAAAACGACGCGCGCGTGTGTGTAGCGAAAGTTTttactttctttgttttaCTCGGTGTTTCGGCAATCCGTGTCGGGTCGGATAattccgggtcgggtcgggcaACTGGTATATGTGAATTGTGAAGAATGAAGAAGAGCGCTGCGAGGGTTTGGGGTTTAGATTTCACTGCTCATCAAATACTCGTCAGTCACCAATGCTTTGATTTCCACCTAGAGAGGCGTCATTTCGAAATTCCAAAAGCTACGGAGATCGGACTCCATTTCTCGCGAATTCTAAAGCGATTGATTCCCAGGTTTGTTCCACACTTTGGGCTTGTGAAATCTAGGGTTCCCATGCTTAGAATTTGCGTGTTTAGATCTCCAATTTGGGCGATCTATGTTACGTGTTTAACTCTTTCTTATCCGTGAGAtacttcttcaatttcttgttGAACTTTTCATGTTGTTCGGAACCTGGTCGAGTTGTATCACCATTTGAATGTGTTTATAAATTCGGTTATGTCTGTAGGGTTACTTTTACTGGAGCTATGCAGAATCTGCACCGTCTCGTATCCCGAATTTCCTCGACTTCAATCTTCACAAGCACGAATGCAAGGTTGCTGAGGGAGAAGGGCAGAGCAGGTTCGGGAAGCAACGGTGTCGAAGCTTGTAAGGTTGTCAGTGCCCGGCTGTTTTCGTTCCAGTCGGGCGGCGATGGTGGAAATGAGGGTGGGGATGGCTGGGATAAGCCGGCCGGTGGTATGTTTAGCGGTAATGGATCGGATAATTTGGGGTGGGATACTACATCGACGTGGTCGCTAGGACTGAGTCAGGAGCTGGCAGGGCTACGGGTGAAAAGAGAGGAGACTCCCGAGTCTCCTGTCAGCGAGGAGTTGcgagagattgagaagaagaTAAAGAAATTGGAGGCAGAGAATGGGAGAAGTAAGAGGTTTATTGATGGATGGGGAGATAGATTGAAAGAGTTAAGTGTGCTGATGAAGCAGCTGCGCGAGCCTGGTGCAAGGGGGTGTCATCTCAAGGACTCGGAGAAGGCTGAGATGTATCGATTGCACAAGGAAAACCCTGATGTTTACACTGTTGAGCGCCTGGCTAAGGATTATAGGATTATGAGGCAGAGGGTGCATGCTATTCTTTGGCTGAAGGAGCTtcaggaggaagaggagaagaagctcGGTCGCCCATTAGATGATTCGGTTGAGCTCCTGCTTGACAGCTATCCTGAGTAAGATATCAATCTGGGagcattattatttttttacttaTATGCGAGGAATACGTTTTGTATCTCTAGCATCCTCTGCAGACTTCTTGTTTTAGGTATAGGGTTTGCTCACTCAGACTATTAATGAGGCCAACACTTTTCCTCATTCAGATTTTTCAGTTCCCATGACCGTGAATTCCATGTTGCTTCGCTTCCCTACAAACCTGACTTCAAGGTTATGCCAGAGGGTTGGGATGGTACCACCAGAGATCTGGATGAAGTCCACTACGAGATCTCCAAGAGGGAAGATGAGATGCTGTATCAAGAATTTGTTCAGAGGATGAACTTCAACAAAATGAAAGTAAGTTCTTTAACCCTGACTTTGATttgtaaaagaaaaggaaCTCATAATATTAGTGGGGTAGAAAAGTAAGTGTGCTATCACTCTCAGATATTACAGCTGTTTTGGGTGTTTTTATAAATAGTGGTAAGTATTATTAGCTTTTCCTACACTGTCTTCATGTTTTAACATGTTAAGATGTGTGAGAACGAATGACTAAAGGCTACATTGGGATTATACAACTATTGCAGTGTTGTAGTGTTCGTTCAGATAGTTAAGGTGCCAGAGTTGAACTTTAGGACTTAAAGCATGGCTCTATAAGACTGATATTAGTTTTGAGAGGGATAAAAAAAGTGGTTTTAGTCTTTCTGACAGTAAATTAAATGGTTAGAGGTAAGCACAACGCAAGCCTTCCTATTTCATACTACAACACACACAAATGTGAAAAAGGCTTCCTGTTTGTCCCAGACATGAGAGTGAAATGTGCTTTTGTCAAGCATGATTTATATAACAGTTTTATATTCAATATGCTGCCATTTCCAGATTCGGTTCATGATCAAAGAGTTTGTGGTTCTTTATTCCAATTTTGCTTTTTTATTTGATGAATGATGATACATGGAATCAAATACATTAGCCTGGTAAAATAATTATGCAACACTGAATTTGAATTATTAGTACTTATTACCTTAGTTATTAAGTTTATTAAATAGTGAATTATAACCAAGTCATTTACTTTTACGATATATAGAAAGGTAGAGAGGAAAGCCGGGATAGGCTACGAAAGCACATCACAACTCAATTAGGGCATAGTGTAAAGCATGTGTAGTTGTACGTGCATCATTCGGAATTGTACTGCACCCAGCAAAGTATAAGGCGTGATAACCATGATTGGGACAACTTAAATAGGTGATGTTGGCAGATTAGGTTGGAATGTCTGATGTTCATGTCTTTAGTTGCGATTTGGGGATATTAAAGGTTAAGATGGTGAAGAAGAGTTTGGTTATTGAGAACATGGTTGAGAGCATAAGGTCCAGTTGATGAGTGAAAAATTGAGATTGAGAAGTTGCGTTCAAATGACTTGTGGATTCTTCACCCCAAAAAATGAAGATCCTCATGATTTAGATATAATGCATCTGCCTGGTAAATGAGATTTGGTGACAATGTATATCATTGACAGACACTTTGGACAGCTCGATGGTTACGCCATTTGGCATGTTGATTGTAGTCATGCATGTGTATTAGATACTGGAGATGGAGGCGGCATTGGTGTAGGCTG encodes:
- the LOC126786668 gene encoding protein GAMETE CELL DEFECTIVE 1, mitochondrial, with amino-acid sequence MQNLHRLVSRISSTSIFTSTNARLLREKGRAGSGSNGVEACKVVSARLFSFQSGGDGGNEGGDGWDKPAGGMFSGNGSDNLGWDTTSTWSLGLSQELAGLRVKREETPESPVSEELREIEKKIKKLEAENGRSKRFIDGWGDRLKELSVLMKQLREPGARGCHLKDSEKAEMYRLHKENPDVYTVERLAKDYRIMRQRVHAILWLKELQEEEEKKLGRPLDDSVELLLDSYPEFFSSHDREFHVASLPYKPDFKVMPEGWDGTTRDLDEVHYEISKREDEMLYQEFVQRMNFNKMKMRGEVFRHKYSRRRSADGWNFTVEKMGPKGKRGSGGGWKFVSLPDGSSRPLNEMEKMYVKRETPRHRRKIHPVMTKP